A portion of the uncultured Bacteroides sp. genome contains these proteins:
- the cls gene encoding cardiolipin synthase — translation MLLTTVSVNVCAQKSDSIVIHFLEDLHIPTTKGNHTKLLKSGKEKFIDLFAEIKKAKHHIHLEYFNFRNDSIANTLFDLLAVKAKQGVEVRILFDAFGNWSNNRPLKKAHLDSIRQNGIEIYKFDPFRFPYINHAFHRDHRKIAVIDGKTAYLGGMNIADYYIKGLPKIGAWRDMHIRIEGDAVKHIQDIFLGTWNKITKQKITGKIYYPDREEKTDDFNEEIAVVDRAPKETPEELRRTYAKSIRAAQKTIQIVNPYFIPTHSIREALKEAIDRGVKVEIMISSKSDIPFTPEASFYLAHKLMERGANIYMFNGGFHHSKTMMIDSLFCTVGSANLNSRSLRYDYETNAFIFDRRTTKELSDLFEADKNNSTLLTPQRWKQRSKWKKVVGWFANLFTPFI, via the coding sequence ATTCTGCTCACAACAGTTTCCGTGAACGTGTGTGCCCAAAAAAGCGATTCTATTGTTATTCATTTTTTAGAAGATCTACATATTCCCACAACCAAAGGAAACCATACCAAGCTACTAAAAAGTGGGAAAGAAAAATTCATTGACCTCTTTGCGGAAATAAAAAAAGCGAAACACCATATACACTTGGAGTATTTCAATTTTCGGAACGATTCTATTGCCAATACCCTCTTTGATTTATTAGCTGTTAAAGCGAAACAAGGAGTTGAGGTGCGTATTCTTTTCGATGCCTTTGGAAACTGGTCTAATAATCGTCCTCTAAAAAAAGCACATTTGGACTCCATCCGTCAAAATGGTATAGAAATATATAAGTTCGATCCTTTCAGGTTTCCATATATCAATCACGCATTTCATCGTGACCATCGGAAAATTGCCGTAATCGATGGTAAAACAGCCTACCTAGGAGGCATGAATATAGCCGATTATTACATCAAGGGGCTACCCAAAATAGGTGCATGGAGAGACATGCACATTCGCATTGAGGGAGATGCCGTGAAGCATATACAAGATATTTTTCTTGGAACTTGGAACAAAATAACCAAACAAAAGATTACCGGAAAGATATACTATCCTGACAGAGAAGAGAAAACGGATGATTTTAATGAAGAAATCGCAGTTGTAGACAGAGCTCCCAAGGAAACGCCTGAAGAACTTCGCCGAACGTACGCAAAGTCTATCAGAGCTGCGCAAAAAACAATACAAATTGTAAATCCTTACTTCATCCCTACCCACTCAATAAGAGAAGCTCTAAAAGAAGCAATCGACCGTGGAGTCAAAGTTGAAATTATGATTTCATCAAAATCAGATATTCCTTTCACTCCTGAAGCTTCTTTTTATCTCGCTCACAAATTAATGGAAAGAGGGGCAAATATCTATATGTTCAATGGAGGATTTCACCATTCAAAAACAATGATGATCGATAGCCTGTTTTGTACTGTCGGTTCGGCTAACCTAAATAGTCGGAGCCTACGTTATGATTATGAAACAAATGCATTCATTTTCGACAGAAGGACTACAAAAGAACTAAGCGATCTTTTTGAAGCAGATAAAAACAACAGTACCTTATTAACTCCCCAAAGATGGAAACAGCGCTCTAAGTGGAAAAAAGTAGTTGGCTGGTTTGCCAACTTATTCACCCCATTTATATAA
- a CDS encoding RNA degradosome polyphosphate kinase, with translation MENIYNYFKRDISWLSFNYRVLLEADDDRLPLYERINFIAIYSSNLEEFYKIRVADHKAIATGGARDDEESVQSSIKLLEEISSEVNRQLEERIRIYENKILPALRENQIIFYQSHNVESFHQDFVRSFFKEEIFPYLQPVPLWKNKVISFLRDNRLYLAVRLFLLGTSKDDPNHVQYFVMKMPYSKVPRFIELPKHKDHYYLMYIEDIIKANIGTIFPGYEVDCSYCIKISRDADIFIDDTENSDIVEQVKKNVKKRKIGAVCRFVYDRQMPDDFLDLLVEAYHIDKNELVPGDKHLNLEDLRRLPNPNKDLICNIKPQPMKLACLDNKDSIFRYVAKKDLLIHYPYYSFGHFTHFLYEAVHDPRTREIMITQYRVAENSAVINTLISAALNGKKVTVFVELKARFDEENNLATAEMMQAAGINIIYSIPGLKVHAKVALILRQEEEEGKLIRSYAYISTGNFNEKTANVYADSALFTCNKEIVNDLHSLFLTLEKKEIPNFKHLLVSQFNLISELDKLIDHEIELAESGKKGRIILKMNALQDPNMIDRLYEASMSGVEIDLIIRGICCLIPEQPYSQNIRITRIVDSFLEHARVWYFGNNNNPRVFLGSPDWMRRNLYRRIEAVVPVLDPDLRQEMIDMLKLQLKDNQKACFVNEHLRNVFKHEDSLPPLRAQYAFYNYLKAKNETRM, from the coding sequence AGCCACAGGTGGAGCAAGAGACGATGAAGAGTCCGTCCAATCGTCAATCAAACTTTTAGAAGAGATTAGTTCTGAGGTCAACCGACAATTGGAAGAGCGCATTCGTATTTATGAGAATAAAATTCTACCGGCTCTTCGCGAAAATCAGATTATCTTCTATCAGAGTCATAACGTGGAGTCCTTTCATCAAGATTTTGTGCGCAGTTTCTTTAAAGAAGAGATTTTCCCTTACCTGCAACCGGTTCCTCTGTGGAAGAACAAAGTAATCTCCTTCTTAAGAGACAACAGGCTCTATCTGGCTGTACGCCTATTTCTTCTCGGCACGAGTAAAGATGACCCGAACCATGTACAATATTTCGTAATGAAGATGCCCTATAGCAAAGTGCCCCGCTTCATTGAACTTCCGAAACACAAAGATCATTATTACCTGATGTATATTGAAGATATTATCAAGGCCAATATTGGCACCATCTTTCCGGGATACGAAGTGGACTGCAGCTATTGCATCAAAATATCCAGGGATGCTGATATATTCATTGATGATACAGAAAATTCAGACATAGTAGAACAAGTAAAAAAGAATGTAAAGAAACGCAAGATAGGTGCAGTATGCCGTTTTGTATATGACCGCCAGATGCCGGATGATTTTCTGGATCTTCTTGTAGAGGCTTATCACATTGACAAAAATGAGTTAGTGCCAGGTGACAAACACTTAAACCTGGAAGACTTGCGTCGATTGCCCAACCCGAACAAAGACCTTATATGCAATATAAAACCTCAACCAATGAAGCTCGCATGCTTGGATAACAAGGATTCAATCTTTAGATACGTAGCGAAAAAAGATTTGCTGATACACTATCCTTATTACTCCTTCGGACACTTCACCCATTTTCTTTATGAAGCCGTACACGACCCCCGAACCCGAGAAATTATGATCACCCAATATCGTGTTGCGGAGAATTCAGCCGTGATAAACACACTCATATCAGCGGCACTCAACGGGAAAAAGGTTACTGTATTTGTCGAACTCAAAGCTCGTTTTGATGAAGAGAATAATCTGGCTACAGCCGAAATGATGCAAGCAGCAGGTATCAACATCATTTATAGCATCCCCGGATTAAAGGTACATGCCAAGGTCGCCCTTATACTAAGGCAAGAAGAAGAAGAGGGTAAGCTAATTCGCAGCTATGCTTATATAAGTACGGGGAACTTTAACGAAAAAACGGCTAATGTATATGCAGATAGTGCGCTGTTCACCTGCAACAAAGAAATCGTAAATGATCTCCATAGCCTCTTTCTCACTCTTGAAAAGAAAGAGATTCCGAATTTTAAGCACCTACTTGTTTCTCAGTTCAACTTAATTTCTGAATTGGATAAACTAATCGATCATGAAATAGAGTTAGCTGAAAGCGGCAAGAAGGGACGCATTATATTAAAGATGAACGCACTTCAAGATCCTAACATGATTGATCGGCTTTATGAAGCCTCCATGAGTGGAGTTGAGATAGATCTCATCATTCGTGGCATCTGTTGCCTGATACCGGAGCAACCCTATAGCCAAAACATACGTATCACCCGTATCGTGGATAGTTTTCTGGAGCATGCCCGTGTGTGGTATTTTGGGAATAATAACAATCCTAGAGTCTTTCTAGGTTCGCCCGATTGGATGAGGCGCAATCTATATCGACGAATAGAAGCTGTAGTGCCTGTTCTTGATCCTGATCTCCGACAAGAGATGATTGATATGCTCAAACTCCAATTAAAAGACAACCAAAAAGCTTGTTTTGTTAATGAGCATTTGCGCAATGTGTTCAAACATGAAGACTCTTTACCCCCTTTGAGAGCACAATATGCTTTCTATAATTATCTGAAAGCGAAAAATGAAACACGTATGTAA
- a CDS encoding inorganic phosphate transporter produces METLYLGIVIFLFILAVFDLMVGVSNDAVNFLNSAIGAKAASFKTIMIVSAIGIFIGASLSNGMMDIARHGIYQPEYFYFNEIMCIVLAVMLTDVVLLDIFNSMGMPTSTTVSMVFELLGGTFALALIKVYGSNELELGDLINTDKALSVIMAIFVSVAIAFFFGMLVQYIARIVFTFNYEKKMKYSIGVFGGIAATAIIYFMLINGLKSSSFMTKENIGWINTNTPQLVLGCFIFFTLLMQILHWLKINVFKVIVLLGTFSLALAFAGNDLVNFIGVPLAGYSSFIDYTANGAGAAPDNYLMTSLLGPAQTPWYFLIGAGAVMVYALFTSKKAHAVVKTSVDLARQDEGEETFGSTPIARTLVRISLGTSNSLSRILPESTKQWIDSRFRKDEAIIADGAAFDLVRASVNLVLAGLLIALGTSLKLPLSTTYVTFMVAMGSSLSDRAWGRDSAVFRITGVLSVIGGWFLTAGAAFTICFFVAMVIYFGGTVAIVLMIALAAFTLLRSQVLFKKNNQKGKENETFKELMRSTDSAQALELMRILTREELTKVLEYAEENFNRIVTSFIAENLRGLRKAMGASKFEKQLLKQMKRTGTLAMCRLDNNTVLEKGLYYYQGNDFASELVYSINRLCEPCLEHIDNNFNPLNETQQSEFANVSKDITELIRSCREKLNTNNFQDFEDNISTGNTLNAQLAHLKREELKRIQNQRGSIKVSMVYLTMVQEAQNVVTYTINLMKVSRKFQMETDF; encoded by the coding sequence ATGGAAACTCTTTATCTTGGTATTGTTATCTTTTTATTCATTCTAGCTGTGTTCGATCTAATGGTCGGTGTTAGCAATGATGCAGTAAACTTTCTAAATTCGGCCATAGGTGCAAAAGCAGCATCTTTCAAAACAATCATGATTGTTTCGGCTATAGGTATTTTCATTGGTGCATCCCTCTCTAACGGAATGATGGACATCGCCAGACACGGCATTTATCAACCGGAATATTTCTACTTCAATGAGATAATGTGTATTGTACTCGCCGTTATGCTCACAGATGTGGTCTTACTGGACATTTTCAATTCGATGGGAATGCCGACTTCGACTACCGTATCCATGGTTTTTGAACTTCTAGGAGGAACATTTGCTTTGGCATTGATCAAAGTTTATGGCAGCAATGAGCTCGAATTAGGTGATTTGATTAACACAGACAAAGCCCTATCCGTCATCATGGCCATTTTCGTATCAGTAGCCATCGCATTCTTCTTTGGTATGCTGGTGCAATACATCGCCCGTATTGTTTTTACTTTCAATTACGAGAAAAAGATGAAATACAGTATCGGAGTCTTTGGCGGCATAGCAGCTACTGCAATCATATACTTCATGCTTATCAATGGGCTGAAGAGTAGCTCGTTCATGACCAAAGAGAACATCGGATGGATAAATACAAATACACCTCAGCTTGTTTTAGGCTGTTTTATCTTCTTCACCTTACTGATGCAAATTCTGCATTGGCTGAAAATTAATGTATTCAAAGTCATCGTATTATTGGGCACTTTTTCTCTGGCACTTGCATTTGCCGGCAATGACCTGGTAAACTTCATCGGCGTTCCTCTAGCCGGTTATTCATCTTTCATTGATTATACTGCAAACGGAGCCGGAGCAGCTCCGGATAATTATTTAATGACCTCACTTCTAGGACCTGCTCAAACTCCTTGGTATTTCCTTATTGGTGCAGGTGCCGTTATGGTATATGCTCTATTTACTTCTAAAAAAGCACATGCAGTAGTAAAAACATCTGTTGACTTAGCTCGTCAGGACGAAGGAGAAGAGACTTTTGGCAGCACCCCTATTGCTCGCACGCTTGTACGTATCAGCCTTGGCACTTCCAATAGCCTTTCAAGAATTCTTCCTGAAAGTACAAAACAGTGGATCGATTCACGTTTCCGTAAAGATGAAGCTATCATAGCCGATGGCGCAGCTTTTGACTTAGTGCGTGCGTCTGTCAACTTAGTATTGGCAGGCCTTTTAATCGCCTTGGGTACTTCCTTGAAATTGCCACTTTCTACAACTTACGTCACTTTCATGGTAGCAATGGGTAGCTCACTCTCCGACAGAGCTTGGGGAAGAGACTCAGCAGTATTCCGCATAACCGGTGTACTTTCTGTCATCGGAGGCTGGTTTCTCACTGCAGGTGCGGCTTTCACAATTTGCTTCTTTGTAGCAATGGTCATTTACTTTGGTGGTACAGTAGCCATTGTATTAATGATAGCATTAGCTGCATTTACGCTACTTCGCAGCCAAGTCTTGTTTAAGAAAAACAACCAAAAGGGCAAAGAGAATGAAACTTTCAAAGAGTTGATGCGCAGCACAGACAGTGCACAAGCTTTGGAATTAATGAGAATATTAACACGTGAGGAACTCACCAAAGTCTTGGAATATGCCGAGGAAAATTTCAACCGCATTGTAACCTCTTTCATTGCTGAAAACTTGCGGGGGCTACGCAAAGCCATGGGAGCCAGCAAATTTGAAAAACAACTGTTGAAACAGATGAAGCGTACAGGTACATTAGCAATGTGTCGCTTGGACAACAATACAGTACTTGAGAAAGGACTCTATTATTATCAAGGGAATGATTTTGCCAGTGAACTGGTTTATAGCATCAATCGTTTGTGTGAACCTTGTTTAGAGCATATTGATAATAATTTCAACCCACTCAATGAAACGCAACAATCGGAATTTGCCAATGTATCCAAAGACATCACCGAACTAATCCGTTCATGCAGGGAGAAATTGAATACAAATAATTTCCAAGATTTCGAGGATAATATCAGCACAGGTAATACCCTTAACGCGCAATTAGCTCATCTGAAGCGAGAAGAGTTAAAGCGTATTCAGAACCAGAGAGGCAGCATCAAAGTAAGCATGGTCTATCTGACAATGGTTCAAGAGGCACAAAATGTGGTGACCTATACCATTAACTTGATGAAAGTAAGTCGCAAATTTCAGATGGAGACTGATTTTTAA
- a CDS encoding rRNA cytosine-C5-methyltransferase, whose amino-acid sequence MNLPTNFTTYTRTLLGEEGYDGLLEALEQDSPVSVRLNVSKKEFSPIAIEDLAPIPWCATGYYLPERLTFTFDPLFHAGCYYVQEASSMFLEKVMKQYVHTPSVMLDLCAAPGGKSTHACSLLPSGSLLVANEVIRSRSQILAENLTKWGQPNVVVTNNDPTDFSTLDSFFDVILADVPCSGEGMFRKDAGAIEEWSLDNVEICRQRQRRIIADIWPSLKPGGVLIYSTCTYNTKEDEENIAWIQEEFGGIPLEVDVPEEWNISGNLANRDFPVYRFLPHKTVGEGFFLAVLRKPDLEDTCRFGSSQRKIADKKNKGSKLPSPNKEVLNIVKDWIVDSDNYQLIANDRFVSAFPQSYFTELGKLQQALRIVQAGVALAEMKGKDIIPNHALAMSLIMRPGVFHTEEIGYEQAIAYLRKEAITLSDTSPRGCLLVTYKGAPLGFVKNIGNRANNLYPQEWRIRSGYLPQEVRTL is encoded by the coding sequence ATGAACTTACCTACTAATTTTACGACTTATACACGCACCCTTTTGGGAGAAGAAGGCTATGATGGGTTGCTTGAAGCATTGGAACAAGATTCTCCCGTCAGTGTCCGACTAAATGTTTCAAAAAAGGAGTTCTCGCCCATAGCTATTGAGGATCTAGCTCCGATACCTTGGTGCGCTACAGGTTATTATCTTCCTGAGCGGCTAACTTTTACTTTTGATCCTTTATTTCATGCTGGTTGCTATTATGTGCAGGAAGCTTCTTCCATGTTTCTGGAGAAGGTGATGAAGCAGTATGTGCACACGCCTAGTGTGATGCTCGATTTATGTGCGGCTCCAGGTGGTAAATCGACCCATGCTTGTAGTCTGTTACCTTCAGGAAGTTTGCTGGTTGCTAATGAGGTTATTCGTTCTCGTTCTCAAATTCTGGCTGAAAATCTCACGAAGTGGGGGCAACCTAATGTTGTTGTGACAAATAACGACCCGACTGATTTCTCTACGCTTGATTCTTTTTTTGATGTAATTTTGGCTGATGTCCCTTGTTCGGGCGAGGGAATGTTTCGAAAAGATGCCGGTGCTATTGAAGAATGGAGCTTGGATAATGTTGAAATCTGTAGGCAACGGCAACGACGCATTATTGCTGATATTTGGCCTAGTCTTAAGCCGGGAGGAGTTCTTATTTATAGTACGTGTACTTATAACACAAAGGAAGACGAGGAGAATATTGCTTGGATACAGGAGGAATTTGGAGGGATACCTTTAGAGGTGGATGTGCCCGAAGAATGGAATATAAGTGGCAATCTGGCAAATCGTGATTTTCCTGTTTATCGCTTCCTGCCTCATAAGACGGTGGGGGAAGGTTTTTTTCTTGCTGTGTTAAGAAAGCCGGATCTGGAGGATACTTGTCGATTCGGCTCTTCACAACGGAAAATAGCGGATAAAAAGAATAAAGGATCAAAACTTCCCTCTCCTAACAAAGAGGTACTAAATATTGTAAAAGATTGGATTGTTGATTCAGATAATTATCAGTTGATTGCAAATGATCGTTTTGTTTCGGCTTTTCCTCAGTCTTATTTTACTGAATTAGGTAAACTGCAACAGGCGTTGCGCATTGTTCAAGCAGGTGTTGCATTGGCTGAAATGAAGGGGAAAGATATTATTCCGAATCATGCACTTGCTATGAGCCTGATCATGCGTCCCGGAGTCTTTCATACTGAAGAGATTGGTTATGAACAAGCTATTGCCTATTTGCGAAAAGAGGCAATAACACTTAGCGACACTTCGCCTCGTGGTTGTCTTTTGGTTACTTATAAAGGTGCTCCATTGGGCTTTGTGAAGAATATCGGCAATCGAGCCAACAACCTTTATCCACAAGAATGGCGCATTCGTAGTGGGTATTTGCCCCAAGAAGTTAGAACTTTGTAA
- a CDS encoding DUF5056 domain-containing protein, whose amino-acid sequence MMETNDKLLKQFFNEQKQEIEDNGFSRRVMRSLPSYSKHLSNLWVSFCTTIALVLFITLNGLQAIAGALREIFISIVQNGMENIDLKSLLIAVVVLVVLCLRKVCSMA is encoded by the coding sequence ATGATGGAAACTAATGATAAACTGTTGAAGCAGTTCTTCAACGAACAAAAACAAGAAATTGAAGATAATGGGTTTAGTCGCCGCGTAATGCGCAGCCTACCAAGCTATAGCAAACATTTGTCTAATCTTTGGGTCTCATTCTGTACGACCATTGCATTAGTCTTATTTATAACACTAAATGGCTTACAGGCAATAGCCGGTGCATTACGAGAAATCTTCATTTCAATTGTGCAAAACGGAATGGAGAACATTGATCTGAAATCATTGTTAATAGCAGTAGTGGTACTTGTGGTTCTATGTCTCCGCAAGGTTTGCTCAATGGCTTGA
- a CDS encoding RNA polymerase sigma factor, giving the protein MSQLNDISLVAQVVVFKNTRAFDELVKKYQSPIRRFFLNLTCGDGELSDDLAQDTFVKAYTNIASFKNLSSFSTWLYRVAYNVFYDYIRSRKDTTDLEAKEIDAAWSTEQENVGEKMDIYQSLKMLKEIERTCITLFYMEDVSIDKIAGIVGCPAGTVKSHLSRGKDKLATYLKQNGYDGN; this is encoded by the coding sequence ATGAGTCAACTTAACGACATATCGTTAGTAGCACAGGTCGTGGTATTCAAAAATACCAGGGCCTTTGACGAGTTAGTAAAGAAATACCAATCGCCTATCAGGCGATTCTTTCTAAACCTAACTTGCGGAGACGGTGAGTTAAGTGATGATTTGGCGCAAGATACATTTGTAAAGGCATATACTAATATTGCTTCATTTAAGAATCTCTCTAGTTTCTCTACTTGGCTCTATCGTGTTGCATATAATGTTTTTTATGACTATATTCGCAGTCGAAAGGATACGACCGACCTGGAAGCTAAAGAAATAGATGCAGCATGGAGCACAGAGCAAGAAAATGTAGGAGAAAAAATGGATATCTACCAATCGCTTAAAATGCTGAAGGAAATAGAACGAACCTGCATCACTCTATTCTACATGGAAGATGTAAGTATTGATAAAATTGCAGGAATTGTAGGTTGCCCGGCAGGAACGGTGAAATCTCACTTGTCCAGAGGCAAAGATAAATTAGCAACATACTTAAAACAAAACGGTTATGATGGAAACTAA
- a CDS encoding ABC-F family ATP-binding cassette domain-containing protein, protein MISIDGLAVEFGGSTLFSDISFVINEKDRIALMGKNGAGKSTLLKILAGVRPPSRGKISAPKECIIAYLPQHLMTEDGRTVFEETAQAFAHQHEMEAEIGRLNKELETRTDYETDSYMELIEEVSALSEKFYAIDATNYEEDVEKALFGLGFSREDFSRQTKDFSGGWRMRIELAKLLLQKPDVLLLDEPTNHLDIESIQWLEDFLINSAKAVIVISHDRKFIDNITTRTIEVTMGRIYDYKVNYSKYLELRKERREQQQKAYEEQQRFIADTTEFIDRFKGTYSKTTQVQSRVKMLEKLDLLEVDEEDSSALRLKFPPSPRSGNYPVTMDNVGKSYGDHIVFQNTNITIDRGDKVAFVGKNGEGKSTLVKCIMKEIEHNGTLTLGHNVQIGYFAQNQASLLDENLTVFQTIDDVAKGDIRNRIRDLLGAFMFGGEESTKKVKVLSGGERTRLAMIKLLLEPINLLILDEPTNHLDLKTKDILKQALADFDGTLVVVSHDRDFLDGLVTKVYEFGNKKVTEHLCGIYEFLEKKKMDSLNELEKRK, encoded by the coding sequence ATGATTTCAATAGACGGATTAGCCGTAGAGTTCGGTGGATCCACCTTATTTAGCGATATTTCATTTGTCATCAACGAGAAGGACCGCATCGCCCTTATGGGTAAAAATGGTGCTGGTAAAAGCACACTGCTCAAAATTCTGGCAGGCGTCAGACCTCCTTCGCGGGGAAAAATATCGGCACCAAAAGAGTGTATCATTGCCTACCTGCCACAACACTTGATGACAGAAGACGGCAGGACAGTTTTTGAAGAAACTGCTCAGGCCTTTGCTCATCAACATGAGATGGAGGCCGAAATAGGACGTTTGAATAAAGAGTTGGAAACTCGCACGGACTATGAGACGGATAGTTATATGGAACTTATCGAAGAGGTCTCTGCCTTGAGTGAGAAATTCTATGCAATTGATGCGACGAATTATGAAGAAGATGTAGAGAAAGCCTTGTTCGGTTTAGGCTTTTCGCGCGAAGACTTCAGTCGCCAGACAAAAGATTTCAGCGGTGGATGGAGAATGCGCATCGAACTGGCTAAATTGCTTTTACAAAAGCCTGATGTGTTATTGCTTGATGAACCGACAAATCATTTGGATATTGAATCAATTCAATGGCTGGAGGATTTTCTGATCAATAGTGCCAAGGCTGTTATCGTTATCAGTCACGATCGCAAATTTATTGACAACATCACTACGCGGACTATTGAAGTAACAATGGGACGCATTTATGATTATAAAGTAAACTACTCTAAATATCTGGAACTACGCAAAGAAAGAAGAGAACAACAACAGAAGGCTTATGAGGAACAACAAAGATTCATCGCCGATACCACCGAATTTATAGATCGATTTAAAGGTACTTATTCAAAAACAACGCAAGTTCAAAGCCGAGTAAAAATGCTAGAGAAACTCGATCTCCTTGAAGTGGACGAAGAAGATTCTTCGGCATTGAGATTAAAGTTTCCTCCATCCCCTCGTTCGGGTAATTATCCGGTAACAATGGACAATGTAGGAAAAAGCTATGGAGACCATATCGTTTTTCAGAATACCAATATAACCATAGATAGAGGAGATAAAGTCGCTTTCGTAGGTAAAAATGGTGAAGGAAAATCGACCCTCGTAAAGTGCATTATGAAAGAAATAGAGCACAACGGTACTTTGACGCTGGGGCATAACGTGCAAATAGGTTATTTCGCTCAAAATCAAGCTTCACTATTGGATGAAAACCTGACTGTCTTTCAAACAATTGATGATGTGGCTAAAGGTGATATACGAAACAGGATACGCGATTTGTTGGGTGCCTTCATGTTTGGTGGAGAGGAATCAACTAAAAAGGTAAAAGTGCTTTCGGGAGGCGAACGGACACGACTGGCGATGATAAAGTTGCTTTTAGAGCCCATCAACTTACTAATATTGGATGAACCGACCAACCACTTGGATTTAAAGACCAAAGACATCTTAAAACAAGCACTGGCGGACTTTGACGGAACGCTAGTTGTTGTGTCTCATGACCGTGATTTCCTTGATGGCTTAGTGACAAAAGTCTACGAGTTCGGTAATAAAAAGGTCACAGAACACTTGTGTGGCATTTACGAATTCTTGGAGAAAAAGAAAATGGACTCGTTGAACGAATTAGAAAAAAGAAAATAA
- a CDS encoding DUF6249 domain-containing protein, translating to MKRIIIALMVTIAFCTLALAQKKVTIVKDSIGKAKITVTKTSAATDDEDSDTTFVAEWEDTPDSASSTTISATDDDDFPFNFDGQHFGSAALLIPIIAIIMGCGLPIFIVFIAFFFRYKNKKAKYRLVEQALASGQPIPEGMFSEQKIENDIQTKGIKNTFMGIGLFIFLWALTGNFGLGCIGLLIMFTGLGQLVIGYTQKPSSIEKGPYANNSRNNQASDAKANYEEKSDKPSTEE from the coding sequence ATGAAACGAATAATTATTGCTCTGATGGTAACAATCGCATTCTGTACGCTGGCACTGGCTCAGAAGAAGGTTACCATTGTAAAAGACAGCATTGGAAAAGCCAAAATTACAGTGACTAAGACAAGCGCGGCAACAGATGATGAGGATTCGGACACAACATTCGTTGCTGAATGGGAAGACACTCCTGATAGTGCTTCAAGTACGACTATATCGGCAACAGATGATGATGACTTTCCATTCAACTTTGACGGTCAACACTTTGGGAGCGCAGCATTACTAATTCCTATTATTGCCATCATTATGGGATGTGGACTCCCTATATTCATTGTCTTTATAGCATTCTTTTTTCGGTATAAAAATAAGAAAGCAAAATATCGCCTTGTTGAGCAAGCTCTTGCATCCGGACAACCAATACCCGAAGGTATGTTCAGTGAGCAAAAAATAGAGAATGACATTCAAACAAAAGGCATTAAAAACACCTTCATGGGCATCGGACTTTTCATCTTTCTCTGGGCTTTAACAGGGAACTTTGGACTAGGGTGCATCGGATTACTAATCATGTTTACAGGCTTGGGGCAACTGGTGATCGGTTATACTCAGAAGCCTTCTTCAATCGAAAAAGGCCCTTATGCAAACAATAGTAGAAACAACCAGGCTTCGGATGCAAAAGCCAATTACGAGGAAAAAAGCGATAAGCCTTCAACCGAAGAATGA